The proteins below come from a single Stigmatopora argus isolate UIUO_Sarg chromosome 11, RoL_Sarg_1.0, whole genome shotgun sequence genomic window:
- the sdccag8 gene encoding serologically defined colon cancer antigen 8 homolog isoform X2: MQPLESEKEKMEDFDSYAKDLREATSLPKSSSCVRSNQSLLFRRDEEPVKCGEGISTAENEQPAWSQKKQSDAVNQLKSLLLKQGKEIPAPVSPSKDLVPVIHNPPDYIQHLEAEVRFCKEEQQELKERIRVVVVENEKLQDELKAKHSEESPKESHVSPDCLEQLKTIHRAQFDTLEVQVISLRRDLLYSQQECKELTARLKRSEAETTAAPPADGGARVAGLCLKCAQQEAAILPTSAPSDAHAQALDRLTKERNELLAALNAAHSARQEVQHREWSACLQVKGAVEMAEEAHLRRTELEVQCQQLSRELARESAQRERDVQALQDKQAKAREDGRNEGLRQKDELANTVAWLSQRTSELEGLLRRLDTDKSSLTNQLEDVLRQLASVEKDKSKICAELQYQRSSAQIKKEEAEQELQDLKSKTGRQLEKLTREVEKLSSELVGCRQRLEAVQRDGGQWQAEALSLAEQLAEARRQVHLTRENSETAARAHKDKMASAVQAWRERESEMTTQMRRVEAEHLREAAELDQLVTSQNSLIQTLKEECQTLGATLEELMGNKRREVEQLALRNQNLEETVQSMRARCSHMENQCVLHGRVHRTMKNRLQQLDRHCQNSAQQVCELLSKQNQVAATNMQMQS; this comes from the exons atgcaACCGCTGGAGTCAGAAAAGGAGAAAATGGAGGACTTCGACTCTTACGCCAAAGACTTGAGGG AAGCGACCTCCCTTCCAAAGTCATCTTCATGTGTCCGGTCCAATCAAAGCTTGCTGTTCCGCCGCGACGAAGAACCGGTAAAATGTGGTGAAGGCATCTCCACAGCAGAAAATGAGCAACCAGCATGGAGCCAGAAGAAGCAGAGCGACGCTG TTAATCAACTGAAGAGTCTTCTATTGAAGCAGGGAAAGGAGATTCCTGCGCCTGTCTCACCTTCAAAG GATTTGGTCCCAGTGATTCACAACCCACCCGACTATATCCAGCACCTGGAGGCTGAAGTCCGATTCTGCAAA gaaGAGCAGCAGGAGCTTAAAGAGCGCATTCGAGTGGTTGTGGTAGAAAACGAGAAACTGCAGGACGAGCTCAAAGCCAAACATTCGGAAGAGTCGCCCAAGGAATCGCACGTATCTCCAGACTGCTTG GAACAACTAAAGACGATACATCGGGCCCAGTTTGACACATTGGAGGTTCAGGTCATCTCTCTCAG GAGGGATCTGTTGTACAGCCAGCAGGAGTGCAAGGAGTTGACGGCCCGTCTGAAACGGAGCGAAGCCGAGACAACGGCGGCGCCGCCGGCCGACGGGGGAGCGCGTGTGGCCGGCTTGTGTCTCAAGTGTGCGCAGCAGGAGGCCGCCATCTTGCCTACCAGCGCGCCCTCCGACGCCCACGCTCAGGCCCTGGACCGACTCACCAA GGAGCGCAATGAGCTGCTCGCAGCTTTGAACGCGGCGCATTCCGCTCGGCAGGAAGTGCAGCACCGGGAGTGGTCGGCTTGTCTGCAAGTCAAAGGCGCCGTGGAGATGGCGGAAGAGGCCCACTTGCGCAGAACCGAG CTGGAGGTGCAGTGCCAGCAGCTGTCCAGGGAGCTAGCTCGAGAAAGCGCGCAACGAGAACGCGACGTCCAGGCCCTCCAGGACAAACAAGCTAAAGCGAGGGAGGACGGACGCAACGAAGGACTCCGGCAGAAGGACGAGCTTGCAAATACC GTGGCCTGGCTATCCCAACGCACGTCCGAGTTGGAGGGCCTCCTCCGTAGGTTGGACACCGACAAGAGTTCGCTGACCAATCAACTGGAAGATGTGTTGCGACAACTTGCCAGTGTGgagaaagacaaaagcaaa ATCTGTGCCGAGCTCCAGTATCAACGGAGCAGCGCTCAAATCAAGAAAGAGGAGGCCGAGCAAGAACTGCAAGACCTCAAGTCCAAGACCGGCAGGCAGCTGGAGAAATTAACACGG GAAGTGGAAAAGCTGAGCTCCGAGCTGGTTGGCTGCCGGCAGCGCCTGGAGGCGGTCCAGAGGGACGGCGGCCAATGGCAGGCCGAAGCCTTGAGCCTGGCCGAACAGCTGGCCGAAGCCCGGCGCCAAGTGCACCTCACCAG AGAGAACAGCGAGACGGCAGCGAGAGCTCACAAGGACAAGATGGCGTCCGCGGTCCAGGCGTGGCGCGAGCGCGAGAGCGAGATGACCACGCAGATGCGGCGGGTGGAGGCGGAGCACCTACGGGAAG CTGCTGAGCTGGACCAATTGGTGACCTCCCAGAATTCCCTGATCCAGACGCTGAAGGAGGAGTGCCAAACTCTGGGCGCCACGTTGGAGGAGCTCATGGGGAACAAACG gCGAGAAGTGGAGCAGCTGGCTTTGAGGAATCAAAACCTTGAAGAAACGGTCCAAAGTATGAGAGCGCGCTGTTCCCACATGGAAAACCAGTGTGTTTTGCACGGGCGGGTGCATCGTACCATGAAAAACAG GCTTCAGCAGTTAGACCGTCACTGTCAGAACAGCGCTCAGCAGGTATGCGAGCTGCTGTCAAAACAGAACCAGGTCGCCGCCACGAATATGCAAATGCAATCTTAG
- the sdccag8 gene encoding serologically defined colon cancer antigen 8 homolog isoform X1, with protein MQPLESEKEKMEDFDSYAKDLRVEATSLPKSSSCVRSNQSLLFRRDEEPVKCGEGISTAENEQPAWSQKKQSDAVNQLKSLLLKQGKEIPAPVSPSKDLVPVIHNPPDYIQHLEAEVRFCKEEQQELKERIRVVVVENEKLQDELKAKHSEESPKESHVSPDCLEQLKTIHRAQFDTLEVQVISLRRDLLYSQQECKELTARLKRSEAETTAAPPADGGARVAGLCLKCAQQEAAILPTSAPSDAHAQALDRLTKERNELLAALNAAHSARQEVQHREWSACLQVKGAVEMAEEAHLRRTELEVQCQQLSRELARESAQRERDVQALQDKQAKAREDGRNEGLRQKDELANTVAWLSQRTSELEGLLRRLDTDKSSLTNQLEDVLRQLASVEKDKSKICAELQYQRSSAQIKKEEAEQELQDLKSKTGRQLEKLTREVEKLSSELVGCRQRLEAVQRDGGQWQAEALSLAEQLAEARRQVHLTRENSETAARAHKDKMASAVQAWRERESEMTTQMRRVEAEHLREAAELDQLVTSQNSLIQTLKEECQTLGATLEELMGNKRREVEQLALRNQNLEETVQSMRARCSHMENQCVLHGRVHRTMKNRLQQLDRHCQNSAQQVCELLSKQNQVAATNMQMQS; from the exons atgcaACCGCTGGAGTCAGAAAAGGAGAAAATGGAGGACTTCGACTCTTACGCCAAAGACTTGAGGG TAGAAGCGACCTCCCTTCCAAAGTCATCTTCATGTGTCCGGTCCAATCAAAGCTTGCTGTTCCGCCGCGACGAAGAACCGGTAAAATGTGGTGAAGGCATCTCCACAGCAGAAAATGAGCAACCAGCATGGAGCCAGAAGAAGCAGAGCGACGCTG TTAATCAACTGAAGAGTCTTCTATTGAAGCAGGGAAAGGAGATTCCTGCGCCTGTCTCACCTTCAAAG GATTTGGTCCCAGTGATTCACAACCCACCCGACTATATCCAGCACCTGGAGGCTGAAGTCCGATTCTGCAAA gaaGAGCAGCAGGAGCTTAAAGAGCGCATTCGAGTGGTTGTGGTAGAAAACGAGAAACTGCAGGACGAGCTCAAAGCCAAACATTCGGAAGAGTCGCCCAAGGAATCGCACGTATCTCCAGACTGCTTG GAACAACTAAAGACGATACATCGGGCCCAGTTTGACACATTGGAGGTTCAGGTCATCTCTCTCAG GAGGGATCTGTTGTACAGCCAGCAGGAGTGCAAGGAGTTGACGGCCCGTCTGAAACGGAGCGAAGCCGAGACAACGGCGGCGCCGCCGGCCGACGGGGGAGCGCGTGTGGCCGGCTTGTGTCTCAAGTGTGCGCAGCAGGAGGCCGCCATCTTGCCTACCAGCGCGCCCTCCGACGCCCACGCTCAGGCCCTGGACCGACTCACCAA GGAGCGCAATGAGCTGCTCGCAGCTTTGAACGCGGCGCATTCCGCTCGGCAGGAAGTGCAGCACCGGGAGTGGTCGGCTTGTCTGCAAGTCAAAGGCGCCGTGGAGATGGCGGAAGAGGCCCACTTGCGCAGAACCGAG CTGGAGGTGCAGTGCCAGCAGCTGTCCAGGGAGCTAGCTCGAGAAAGCGCGCAACGAGAACGCGACGTCCAGGCCCTCCAGGACAAACAAGCTAAAGCGAGGGAGGACGGACGCAACGAAGGACTCCGGCAGAAGGACGAGCTTGCAAATACC GTGGCCTGGCTATCCCAACGCACGTCCGAGTTGGAGGGCCTCCTCCGTAGGTTGGACACCGACAAGAGTTCGCTGACCAATCAACTGGAAGATGTGTTGCGACAACTTGCCAGTGTGgagaaagacaaaagcaaa ATCTGTGCCGAGCTCCAGTATCAACGGAGCAGCGCTCAAATCAAGAAAGAGGAGGCCGAGCAAGAACTGCAAGACCTCAAGTCCAAGACCGGCAGGCAGCTGGAGAAATTAACACGG GAAGTGGAAAAGCTGAGCTCCGAGCTGGTTGGCTGCCGGCAGCGCCTGGAGGCGGTCCAGAGGGACGGCGGCCAATGGCAGGCCGAAGCCTTGAGCCTGGCCGAACAGCTGGCCGAAGCCCGGCGCCAAGTGCACCTCACCAG AGAGAACAGCGAGACGGCAGCGAGAGCTCACAAGGACAAGATGGCGTCCGCGGTCCAGGCGTGGCGCGAGCGCGAGAGCGAGATGACCACGCAGATGCGGCGGGTGGAGGCGGAGCACCTACGGGAAG CTGCTGAGCTGGACCAATTGGTGACCTCCCAGAATTCCCTGATCCAGACGCTGAAGGAGGAGTGCCAAACTCTGGGCGCCACGTTGGAGGAGCTCATGGGGAACAAACG gCGAGAAGTGGAGCAGCTGGCTTTGAGGAATCAAAACCTTGAAGAAACGGTCCAAAGTATGAGAGCGCGCTGTTCCCACATGGAAAACCAGTGTGTTTTGCACGGGCGGGTGCATCGTACCATGAAAAACAG GCTTCAGCAGTTAGACCGTCACTGTCAGAACAGCGCTCAGCAGGTATGCGAGCTGCTGTCAAAACAGAACCAGGTCGCCGCCACGAATATGCAAATGCAATCTTAG
- the sdccag8 gene encoding serologically defined colon cancer antigen 8 homolog isoform X3, whose product MQPLESEKEKMEDFDSYAKDLRVEATSLPKSSSCVRSNQSLLFRRDEEPVKCGEGISTAENEQPAWSQKKQSDAVNQLKSLLLKQGKEIPAPVSPSKDLVPVIHNPPDYIQHLEAEVRFCKEEQQELKERIRVVVVENEKLQDELKAKHSEESPKESHVSPDCLEQLKTIHRAQFDTLEVQVISLRRDLLYSQQECKELTARLKRSEAETTAAPPADGGARVAGLCLKCAQQEAAILPTSAPSDAHAQALDRLTKERNELLAALNAAHSARQEVQHREWSACLQVKGAVEMAEEAHLRRTELEVQCQQLSRELARESAQRERDVQALQDKQAKAREDGRNEGLRQKDELANTVAWLSQRTSELEGLLRRLDTDKSSLTNQLEDVLRQLASVEKDKSKICAELQYQRSSAQIKKEEAEQELQDLKSKTGRQLEKLTREVEKLSSELVGCRQRLEAVQRDGGQWQAEALSLAEQLAEARRQVHLTRLAPNPATPANALAAAPSPPSARASVRGLLRGPRANCTTPERTARRQRELTRTRWRPRSRRGASARAR is encoded by the exons atgcaACCGCTGGAGTCAGAAAAGGAGAAAATGGAGGACTTCGACTCTTACGCCAAAGACTTGAGGG TAGAAGCGACCTCCCTTCCAAAGTCATCTTCATGTGTCCGGTCCAATCAAAGCTTGCTGTTCCGCCGCGACGAAGAACCGGTAAAATGTGGTGAAGGCATCTCCACAGCAGAAAATGAGCAACCAGCATGGAGCCAGAAGAAGCAGAGCGACGCTG TTAATCAACTGAAGAGTCTTCTATTGAAGCAGGGAAAGGAGATTCCTGCGCCTGTCTCACCTTCAAAG GATTTGGTCCCAGTGATTCACAACCCACCCGACTATATCCAGCACCTGGAGGCTGAAGTCCGATTCTGCAAA gaaGAGCAGCAGGAGCTTAAAGAGCGCATTCGAGTGGTTGTGGTAGAAAACGAGAAACTGCAGGACGAGCTCAAAGCCAAACATTCGGAAGAGTCGCCCAAGGAATCGCACGTATCTCCAGACTGCTTG GAACAACTAAAGACGATACATCGGGCCCAGTTTGACACATTGGAGGTTCAGGTCATCTCTCTCAG GAGGGATCTGTTGTACAGCCAGCAGGAGTGCAAGGAGTTGACGGCCCGTCTGAAACGGAGCGAAGCCGAGACAACGGCGGCGCCGCCGGCCGACGGGGGAGCGCGTGTGGCCGGCTTGTGTCTCAAGTGTGCGCAGCAGGAGGCCGCCATCTTGCCTACCAGCGCGCCCTCCGACGCCCACGCTCAGGCCCTGGACCGACTCACCAA GGAGCGCAATGAGCTGCTCGCAGCTTTGAACGCGGCGCATTCCGCTCGGCAGGAAGTGCAGCACCGGGAGTGGTCGGCTTGTCTGCAAGTCAAAGGCGCCGTGGAGATGGCGGAAGAGGCCCACTTGCGCAGAACCGAG CTGGAGGTGCAGTGCCAGCAGCTGTCCAGGGAGCTAGCTCGAGAAAGCGCGCAACGAGAACGCGACGTCCAGGCCCTCCAGGACAAACAAGCTAAAGCGAGGGAGGACGGACGCAACGAAGGACTCCGGCAGAAGGACGAGCTTGCAAATACC GTGGCCTGGCTATCCCAACGCACGTCCGAGTTGGAGGGCCTCCTCCGTAGGTTGGACACCGACAAGAGTTCGCTGACCAATCAACTGGAAGATGTGTTGCGACAACTTGCCAGTGTGgagaaagacaaaagcaaa ATCTGTGCCGAGCTCCAGTATCAACGGAGCAGCGCTCAAATCAAGAAAGAGGAGGCCGAGCAAGAACTGCAAGACCTCAAGTCCAAGACCGGCAGGCAGCTGGAGAAATTAACACGG GAAGTGGAAAAGCTGAGCTCCGAGCTGGTTGGCTGCCGGCAGCGCCTGGAGGCGGTCCAGAGGGACGGCGGCCAATGGCAGGCCGAAGCCTTGAGCCTGGCCGAACAGCTGGCCGAAGCCCGGCGCCAAGTGCACCTCACCAGGTTAGCGCCTAATCCCGCGACGCCTGCCAACGCGCTGGCGGCGGCGCCGTCGCCGCCCTCCGCCCGGGCCTCGGTCCGCGGTCTGCTTCGGGGTCCGCGCGCCAACTGTACGACTCCAG AGAGAACAGCGAGACGGCAGCGAGAGCTCACAAGGACAAGATGGCGTCCGCGGTCCAGGCGTGGCGCGAGCGCGAGAGCGAGATGA